The Rhizobiaceae bacterium genome contains the following window.
GTGCCCGTCGGCCTGATGTCGGCGGTCTACATGTCTGAATATGCCAGCCGCAACCTGCGTTCGGTGGTCAAACCCGCGCTGGAGCTGCTGGCCGGCATTCCCACCATCGTCTACGGTATCTTTGCCCTCGTGACGCTCGGCCCCTGGCTGCGCGACATCAGCGCGGTTCTCGGCGGCGGATCGCCCTTCATTCAGGCGCAATCGATCCTCACTGCCGGCCTCGTCATGGGTGTCATGCTGATCCCTGTCGTGTCGTCGCTTTCCGACGACATCATCACGGCAGTGCCGCAGGCGATGCGCGACGGTTCGCTCGGCCTCGGCGCGACGCGCTCGGAAACGATACGCAAGGTAATCCTGCCCGCCGCGCTTCCCGGCATTGTCGGCGCGGTGCTTCTGACCGCCTCGCGCGCCATCGGCGAAACGATGATCGTCGTGCTTGCCGCCGGCGTGGCGGCGAACCTGACAGCCAATCCCTTCGAGGCGATGACCACCATCACCGTGAAGATCGTCAACCAGCTTACCGGCGACCTGGAATTCAATTCGCCCCAGACGCTCGTGGCTTTCGCGCTCGGCATCACCTTGTTCTTCGTGACGCTCATCATGAACATCGTCGCGCTCGCCGTCGTGCGCAAATACCGGGAGCAATACGAATGACCGACATCACGGCCTCCACACTGCCGGTTGCCCAGCGCCCGGCGCGTCGCGACATCGGGATCAAGAAGCGCTACGCCGCCGAGGCACGCTTCAAGTTCTATGGCATCGCGGCGATCACGTTCGGCCTCGCCTTTCTCGCCATCATGCTTGGCTCCATCGTCAGCAAGGGCTACACGGCTTTCTGGCAGACAAATGTCACACTGCCTGTGACCTTCAACGCGGCGCTGATCGACCCTCAGGACAAGCGCGCGAGCGATCCGTCCGTCCTGGTCAAGGCCAATTACGACAAGCTCGTGCAGCAGGCTCTCATCCAGAAGCTCGGCATAGACCCGGACGACAAGCCGTTGGTGGGCAAGCTGCGCGGCTTTATTTCAGACAGCGCGCGCATCCAGTTGCGCGACCAACTCGTCGCCAATCCTTCCTTGATGGGGCAGACGGTGGACGTGCGGATGCTTGCCTCGGCAAATATCGACTCCGCCTTCAAAGGTCAGGTCGATCTCAGCGTGCCGGAAGCGCGTCGCAAGGTGAACGACCAGCAGGTCGAGTGGATGAAGCAGCTTGCGACAGACGGTTCGCTGGCCGAAAAGTTCAACACCGGCCTGTTTACCTATGGCGCGTCGAGCCGGCCTGAAACGTCGGGCGTGGGTGTCGCCATCGTCGGCTCGCTCTACATGATGCTGATCGTGCTTGTGCTGGCGCTCATCGTCGGCGTCGCGGCCTCGATCTACCTCGAGGAGTTCGCGGCGAAGAACCGGCTGACCGACCTGATCGAGGTGAACATCAACAATCTGGCCGCGGTGCCTTCCATCGTGTTCGGTCTGCTCGGCCTTGCCGTGTTCATCAATTTTCTCGGCATGCCCCGTTCTGCGGCAATTGTCGGTGGCATCACGCTGTCGCTGATGACGCTGCCGACGATCATCATCGCGACGCGCGCAGCACTTGCCGCCGTGCCTCCGTCGATCCGGCAGGCGGCACTCGGGCTCGGCGCGTCCAAGATGCAGGTTGTGTTCCATCACGTCCTGCCGCTCGCCATGCCCGGCATCCTGACGGGCACCATCATCGGCCTTGCGCGCGCGCTCGGCGAAACCGCCCCGCTCTTGCTCATCGGCATGGTGGCATTTGTCGCGAATTATCCGACGACGCCGTTCGACCCCTCGACCGCGCTGCCCGTGCAGATCTATATGTGGGCGAACGAAGCCGAACGCGCCTTTGTGGAGCGCATGTCGGGCGCGATCATAATTCTTCTTGTTTTCCTGATGGTGATGAATCTGACGGCGATCGTCTTGCGTCGGAAATTCGAGCGCCGCTGGTAGGAGTGTCTTATCATGAACGTTATGAATGAAAATAAGATCGAAGAAGCGGTGAGCGCCAGGATGACTGCCGGTACGAACGAAATCATCAAGATGCGTGGTGACAAGGTCACCGTGCACTATGGCGAGAAGCAGGCCCTGTTCGACGTCGACCTCCTGATCCGCGAGAATCAGGTGACGGCGCTGATCGGACCTTCGGGATGCGGCAAGTCGACATTCCTGCGTTGCCTCAACCGGATGAACGACACGATTGCGGGCTGCCGCGTGGGCGGCAAGATCACACTCGACAGCGAGGACATCTATGACCGTTCCATCGACGTGGTGGAACTGCGCGCGCGTGTCGGCATGGTGTTCCAGAAGCCGAATCCGTTTCCCAAGTCCATCTATGAGAACGTCGCCTATGGGCCGCGCATTCACGGCTTGACGCGCAGCAAGGCCGAGATGGACGAGGTGGTGGAAAAAAGCCTCCAGCGCGCCGCGCTGTGGGGCGAGGTGAAGGACCGCCTGCACGAGGCGGGCA
Protein-coding sequences here:
- the pstB gene encoding phosphate ABC transporter ATP-binding protein PstB, which produces MNVMNENKIEEAVSARMTAGTNEIIKMRGDKVTVHYGEKQALFDVDLLIRENQVTALIGPSGCGKSTFLRCLNRMNDTIAGCRVGGKITLDSEDIYDRSIDVVELRARVGMVFQKPNPFPKSIYENVAYGPRIHGLTRSKAEMDEVVEKSLQRAALWGEVKDRLHEAGTGLSGGQQQRLCIARAIAVSPEVILMDEPCSALDPIATARVEELIDELKQNYTIVIVTHSMQQAARVSQRTAMFHLGYLVEEGPTEKMFTNPDEKRTQDYITGRFG
- the pstA gene encoding phosphate ABC transporter permease PstA — encoded protein: MTDITASTLPVAQRPARRDIGIKKRYAAEARFKFYGIAAITFGLAFLAIMLGSIVSKGYTAFWQTNVTLPVTFNAALIDPQDKRASDPSVLVKANYDKLVQQALIQKLGIDPDDKPLVGKLRGFISDSARIQLRDQLVANPSLMGQTVDVRMLASANIDSAFKGQVDLSVPEARRKVNDQQVEWMKQLATDGSLAEKFNTGLFTYGASSRPETSGVGVAIVGSLYMMLIVLVLALIVGVAASIYLEEFAAKNRLTDLIEVNINNLAAVPSIVFGLLGLAVFINFLGMPRSAAIVGGITLSLMTLPTIIIATRAALAAVPPSIRQAALGLGASKMQVVFHHVLPLAMPGILTGTIIGLARALGETAPLLLIGMVAFVANYPTTPFDPSTALPVQIYMWANEAERAFVERMSGAIIILLVFLMVMNLTAIVLRRKFERRW